The following nucleotide sequence is from Podospora bellae-mahoneyi strain CBS 112042 chromosome 1 map unlocalized CBS112042p_1, whole genome shotgun sequence.
CGCCCACGCCTAGGATGCGCATGGCGCCTTTGCCTGCTCCTACCgcaaggtcgaggttgaagggtTCGCGGCTGGGGGAGCTCGAGCCCGATGCtcgggttgggggaggggagagcttggaggaggtgtcGGTCCCGGTGCCGGTGTCGATTCTGGTGAAGGCGGTGGGAGTGGTCGAGTTGGAGCTAATGCTGGCTGCGTCGGCggcgtgggaggtggttCGTTGATGAGAGGAGCTGGGTGAGATGGTGCTGACTGAGATGGAGgctgcatcatcaacaaggaCGCTGTTTCTGTCGCCGACGATTGTTGACCTGGAGCTCGAGGCTTCACTGTTGCTGCTCTTTTCCTTGgcctttttgttttctttggcaCCTTTGAAGACTTCTCTGGGGAAATCGGCCAcggccaaggtcaaggcaCTGAAGTCTCCAACGAGTGCCGCGGTGGCTGCTGAGACAGGGTCCCAGGGCTGCTCGTCTGTGTCATGTTCTACCGAGCGATGTCTGGTGAAATGTTAGCAAGATATCCTCAATAACAAATGAAGGTGGAAGGAAGCTTACAACTTGAGATCCGTATACTTCAGCCATCCCTCCCTaaccaacaccgccgccgccagcgcaCTCAACCTGACATgcgtcctcctcaccctccaaacaGCAACCCGACTCGGCGCAAGCGAGCATCTCATGTTGTCAGTATTCAAGAACTGATGGAACGTCTTGCCACCCACATCAGCCCCCTTCTCCGCCCTGATCTTCTGTCCGAGCTCCTTCGCCTTGGTCTGTGTACCCGGCTCCAAGCACTTCTCAATAGCAGCCGCGAGGTTCTCGGCTGTCAAAGTCTTGAACGGAATTGGTGCTGGCCCAGCACCAGACCTAGCAATCATGTTGCCCCAGAAGATCTGGTCTCCAAAGAAAGGCACAACGACGGTCGGCTTGCCAGCGTTGATGCCCGCTGCTGTGGTTCCCGCACCTCCGTGATGTACCACGGCCGCCACCTTCTTGAACAGCCAGTCGTGAGGACAGTTCCCGAGCATGAAGACATTCTCCGGAAGGCTCAGTGCATCTCCTCCGATGCCACCCCATCCCTTTGATACCAAAGCCCTCACCCCAGTGCGCTTGACGGCATCAAAGATCGTCTTGGTCAGCGCATCAGGGTCATCGACGACAATCGACCCAAAACCGATGTATACCGGCGGCGGCCCAGCATCCAGGAATGCCTTTAACGTGGGGTCAGGCTCGTACCCAGACTCAAGGTTCAGAAAGAAGAACCCCGACACTgacacctcctcaccccaaTCCGCTGGCTTGGGAATGAGAGCTGGTGACCAGCAGTACGTAGTCGGTATCCTCATCCGCGAAATCAACCCCGGAGCCCAaagcaagctcaagctctccAAGTCCAGGACGTTTGTCCTAAACCGGTTGATCACATCTCCCAGCCCCTGCCAAGTCATCATCTCAACCAGGGTATAGGAAACATAATTGGTTAGGACATCATCCGCGTTGGTAGCAATGATATCCGCCAGCGGATGGGGAAACGCCCTTGTCGGTGTCCACGGCATCCTATTCCCACCTGTTAGCAAACCCCTCTCCCATTCAGTCCCAGTCAAGTACTCACGTAAACATGACATGCACCGGTACCCCCAACTTCTCCGCAATATGCACATGCGCAAAGCTCGGCGGGTTTGCAATGATCGCGTCCGCCACGAATGGcctatccccctccccgccctgcGTGatacagctcctccagcacccctccagcatctcctccacccccttcctcctcctcctgatcTCCCCCTGCCTCAAGGCCTCGAAGCCAGGCATCAACCCCGGATGCTTCACCATAAACGCCATCAGCTCCGCCGGGTCCCCCCCAATGTCAAAAAACTCGAGGCCATTCTCCTCGACGAACTTCTTAAACGTCCCATGCGTGGCGATCCGGACCCTGTGGCCATATGTATCCCTCAGGACCAAGCCCAGCGCAATAAAAGGCTGGACATCACCTCTTGACCCGACAATCTGAATAACAACGTTAAGCTTTGGGGGCGGCGTCTGTCCCGGCAGACCACCAAGGTTAGGGGGGATATACGGCGGAGGAAGGGGACCAGAAGGCAAGGGGGGCAAAGGAGGGGGTTTTGACCTCTTGGCTATCGCAGGCGCAAGAAGCGTAGACAAGCGCCGGTTCTTCTCCAGCAAATGGATCGAGACGCGGCCAGTGGCTTCAACGGTCATTGTGTTAGTCGGCTGGCAAGAGATTACGTATATCCACGCGATGACATAGGTAATATGGTACAGAGGTAGGTTAAGAACGGATTCTGGGTAGCGGTCAAGAAGAAAGAGGATCGCAAAAGGGGTGTAAGTAGGAATGGAACCGGGCGGGCATGGGCGAGGGTAAATTGTGATACTCACAAGTTACAGCGGCGTCGGCAGCGAATCCGTTTTGCGAGAGCTGTAGCTGATCATGGTGCTCGCCTTCTCCGTAAGCCGGGGGGGCTACATCCAGGTTCTCGTCCTCGCCTGCCATGAGATCTTCATGGGTTGGGATTGCGTTTGTCCTACGCGGGCCGTCTGACGGTGGCTGCTGAGCTTCTGTCTGTTGCGGCTGTGAAGACAACCGCTGTCTAGACAGTCTGGAAGGTGATCTAGGCGGTACTGGTGGTGGCCCGGGACGGCCGGGATTGTCGTTGCCTGTCATGgcgttggcgatgatgagtgTGAGAGTGACAGGTACAACTGTCTGCGGATAGCGAACTCGACCAGTTGTATTCCAAGTATCTTTGTCTTGGGGATTCGGCTTCAAAAACAGTAGGAAAGTGAGAAAGGAATGCTGACGACAGCAAGCTGGTATATGGGTCGTGGGCTATGTCTGTCTTGTGTAAGGTGTGGGAGGTTAGGTAAGACAGGCAGGGGACGCCgaaaggaagagggagaggtgaaCGTAGTGGTCCGGTCCGTCGGGTTCAAAAGTCCTTCCCGGGTGTGGTATTTGATTTGTTCCTCGTGAGGTGCTGACCAACGAGAGAGATGGTCGAGGGAAGGCAGATGTTGTAAGAAGGGGCAGGCTGAGAAGATGATGCACAAGCAAGGTACTTTTTCCACGAAGAAAGCGAGCAGTGTCTTGATGAGACGGGACGGGATGAGGAAAAAGTACATATACAGGGAAAGAGTTCACATTTCTCAAGGTCCTACCTGACCGATGTCATGCCCAAACACCGGGCGCTACGGTCGGGTCTAGCCACAGCCATACAAACCATCAAAGCTATGCGCGGAGACGGAGCCTACGCAGTTGAGCCCGTCTCCGCTCCACAGGCTATGCGTTGTTGCGTTGATGCAGTGTTCGTTGGATGACGCAGCGAGTGTAAGTGTGGCGGGGCATAGAGCGGGAGCGGGCCTATCACTCCTGCGCACAGTGCCGACCCATTCAGCGGCTTGTTCCGGAGCCCTGGAACGGTCGGTGGTGCGCCGTTGGGTGGCATGTTTCAGGGGCTGCCACCTATAAAACCGCACTGTGTGCACTGTGAAGCCCTACGCGCGTAAGGGGGGACAATCTCAGGAACTCGTTTCCAGGCAGCCTACGAACCTATTACGCGTATCAAacacaccacctccactACTCAGCCTCACTTCTGAAGATATATTTCGGCACAATCCGTCATTGGCTCTCGTCATGTTTTGATGAAATGCGACATTAACACCGACTGGCTACCACATAATAGCAGAATGAAACCGACTAACAGCAACCAATCCCTTTTCGACAAAACACCACGAACTAAAAACGAATACACGGAAAGCAACAAGGAACAGGCCTGCCACGTCGACTCCTTGCGTTGAAAACACCCAACCCGCTTAACCATACTaccgtcatcttcctcataATGCCATCGTTCAAGAGTGCTGGTCGTCCTCGGGGGGCGCAGCACCACCCGTCGTCGGCAAGCCCATGAAGATTTTGAAAGAGTCCTGAAAAAGGGGTCAGCAAGCACATTCATAGGTCCTCGACAGAAAGACGCAAAAACTCACATAAATCATCCACTGCAAACC
It contains:
- a CDS encoding uncharacterized protein (EggNog:ENOG503NU1I; COG:C; COG:G), with the protein product MTGNDNPGRPGPPPVPPRSPSRLSRQRLSSQPQQTEAQQPPSDGPRRTNAIPTHEDLMAGEDENLDVAPPAYGEGEHHDQLQLSQNGFAADAAVTSTGRVSIHLLEKNRRLSTLLAPAIAKRSKPPPLPPLPSGPLPPPYIPPNLGGLPGQTPPPKLNVVIQIVGSRGDVQPFIALGLVLRDTYGHRVRIATHGTFKKFVEENGLEFFDIGGDPAELMAFMVKHPGLMPGFEALRQGEIRRRRKGVEEMLEGCWRSCITQGGEGDRPFVADAIIANPPSFAHVHIAEKLGVPVHVMFTMPWTPTRAFPHPLADIIATNADDVLTNYVSYTLVEMMTWQGLGDVINRFRTNVLDLESLSLLWAPGLISRMRIPTTYCWSPALIPKPADWGEEVSVSGFFFLNLESGYEPDPTLKAFLDAGPPPVYIGFGSIVVDDPDALTKTIFDAVKRTGVRALVSKGWGGIGGDALSLPENVFMLGNCPHDWLFKKVAAVVHHGGAGTTAAGINAGKPTVVVPFFGDQIFWGNMIARSGAGPAPIPFKTLTAENLAAAIEKCLEPGTQTKAKELGQKIRAEKGADVGGKTFHQFLNTDNMRCSLAPSRVAVWRVRRTHVRLSALAAAVLVREGWLKYTDLKLHRSVEHDTDEQPWDPVSAATAALVGDFSALTLAVADFPREVFKGAKENKKAKEKSSNSEASSSRSTIVGDRNSVLVDDAASISVSTISPSSSHQRTTSHAADAASISSNSTTPTAFTRIDTGTGTDTSSKLSPPPTRASGSSSPSREPFNLDLAVGAGKGAMRILGVGAKVHTNFCLGVARGFRNAPKLYHDETVRPVEKVTGFSSGVRVAGKEFSLGVYDGVSGLFTQPWKGAQKEGPVGLVKGFGKGVGGFFLKNSAALWSIPAYFSQGVQVQMRKSYFSKTEVMGYIIASRAKQGEEDLEFSTEEERRDILARWREMRQDGHDLKGLYSRYKDIKNEDRELSGEGSSNNKEEEPKTGWLRTRGLSFDKRKELHRQKEEWRRTHQGGAASPMSPGDVTPPERGMSRGSASSSTNNMLMALDDHEAIEAAIRESVQRTSNGNPEEDAAIEQLVRASVMGMRRQAAERALAAERALAAAENQAVDNRGASGQNTPPDRPPQFDAGWPVDFKGNYISDEEFTNITDEEYQALIEEAVRQSLMGEQADQQGQSYQPYYADEKAALRNLQRKPVPSPRDGAFELPGSSGGTPPQRNSNDRDDEEEQLRRALEESEKEFRKDKEKLQRQMTEEEIVLEYVKKQSLKEEEFKRATRQSGSREGKGKDVSESWEVLNEYSDEDDEDLKRALEESLRMANKGRDGGPSA